In Plasmodium falciparum 3D7 genome assembly, chromosome: 6, the following proteins share a genomic window:
- a CDS encoding chorismate synthase, with amino-acid sequence MSTYGTLLKVTSYGESHGKAIGCVIDGFLSNIEINFDLIQKQLDRRRPNQSKLTSNRNEKDKLVILSGFDENKTLGTPITFLIYNEDIKKEDYNSFINIPRPGHGDYTYFMKYHVKNKSGSSRFSGRETATRVAAGACIEQWLYKSYNCSIVSYVHSVGNIKIPEQVSKELENKNPPSRDLVDSYGTVRYNEKEKIFMDCFNRIYDMNASMLKTDEYNKNTLTIPSIDNTYINVKTNECNINQVDNNHNNYINDKDNTFNNSEKSDEWIYLQTRCPHPYTAVQICSYILKLKNKGDSVGGIATCIIQNPPIGIGEPIFDKLEAELAKMILSIPAVKGIEFGSGFNGTYMFGSMHNDIFIPVENMSTKKESDLLYDDKGECKNMSYHSTIQNNEDQILNSTKGFMPPKNDKNFNNIDDYNVTFNNNEEKLLITKTNNCGGILAGISTGNNIVFRSAIKPVSSIQIEKETSDFYGNMCNLKVQGRHDSCILPRLPPIIEASSSMVIGDLILRQISKYGDKKLPTLFRNM; translated from the coding sequence atgaGCACATATGGGACTTTATTAAAAGTAACATCCTACGGAGAAAGTCATGGGAAAGCTATTGGGTGTGTGATCGATGGGTTTTTATCcaatatagaaataaattTTGATTTAATACAAAAACAATTAGATAGACGAAGACCAAATCAATCAAAACTAACTAGTAATAGAAACGAAAAAGATAAACTTGTTATACTTTCAGGatttgatgaaaataaaacattagGTACACctattacatttttaatatataatgaagatattaaaaaagaagattataattcttttataaatattcctAGACCAGGACATGGAGATTATACctattttatgaaatatcatgttaaaaataaaagtggAAGTAGTAGATTTTCTGGAAGAGAAACAGCCACAAGAGTTGCTGCTGGGGCGTGTATTGAACAATGGCTTTATAAATCTTATAATTGTTCTATTGTTAGTTATGTACATTCAGTTGGGAATATAAAGATACCTGAACAAGTCAGCAAAGAattggaaaataaaaatccaCCCTCAAGAGATTTAGTAGATTCTTATGGAACCGTTagatataatgaaaaagaaaaaatatttatggaTTGTTTTAATAGAATATATGATATGAATGCTTCTATGTTAAAAActgatgaatataataaaaacacaTTGACTATTCCTTCAATAGATAACAcgtatataaatgtaaaaactaatgaatgtaatataaatcaggttgataataatcataacaattatattaatgataagGATAACacttttaataattctgAAAAATCGGATGAATGGATTTATTTACAAACAAGATGTCCACATCCATATACTGCTGTACAAATTTGttcttatattttgaaactaaaaaataaaggagaTAGTGTTGGGGGCATTGCTACATGCATTATACAAAATCCTCCTATAGGTATTGGAGAACCTATTTTTGACAAATTGGAAGCTGAGCTAGCCAAAATGATTTTATCTATTCCAGCCGTGAAAGGAATAGAATTCGGGAGTGGATTTAATGGTACATATATGTTTGGCTCAATGCATAATGATATCTTCATACCTGTAGAAAATATGtctacaaaaaaagaaagtgatttattatatgatgataaaggtgaatgtaaaaatatgTCTTATCATTCAACGATTCAAAATAATGAGGATCAAATATTAAATTCAACTAAAGGATTTATGCCTCCTAAAAATGACAagaattttaataatattgatgattACAATGTTAcgtttaataataatgaagaaaaattattaattacaaaaacaaataattgtGGTGGGATTTTAGCTGGCATTTCAACAGGaaataatattgtttttaGATCAGCAATCAAACCTGTATCATCAATAcaaatagaaaaagaaacaagTGATTTTTATGGAAATATGTGTAACTTGAAAGTTCAAGGGAGACATGATAGCTGTATTTTACCAAGATTACCACCCATTATTGAAGCATCTTCTTCAATGGTTATAGGAGATTTAATATTACGACAAATATCAAAGTATGGAGATAAAAAGTTGCCAACATTGTTTAGGAATATGTAA